A DNA window from Centroberyx gerrardi isolate f3 chromosome 3, fCenGer3.hap1.cur.20231027, whole genome shotgun sequence contains the following coding sequences:
- the LOC139923656 gene encoding PDZ and LIM domain protein 3-like — protein sequence MPLNVVLDGPAPWGFRLTGGKDFNQPLTISRITPGSKASIANLCPGDVILAIEGVPAADMMHCEAQNKIKESTTQLCLTVERNETRLWTPQVTEDGKAHPFKINLEAEQQEYKPIGTGHNRKAQPFVAAANIDDKRQVVSTAYNTPIGLYSSGNIQDAMQGQIRGLVHDKPESPRTLSSIEESDVYRMLQKDQEEPQEPRQSGSFKALQDFVNSDGTRPIVTKTVRAPTTKPTPPAGNLQKLPLCDKCGNGIVGTVVKARDKYRHPGCFVCSDCDVNLKQKGYFFVEGQLYCETHARARMRPPEGHDLITTFPSA from the exons ATCACTCCGGGCAGTAAGGCCTCCATAGCCAACCTGTGCCCCGGTGATGTCATCCTGGCCATCGAGGGCGTCCCAGCCGCAGACATGATGCACTGTGAAGCCCAAAACAAGATCAAAGAATCCACCACTCAGCTCTGTCTCACTGTTGAAAG GAATGAAACAAGACTGTGGACACCACAAGTTACAGAAGACGGTAAAGCCCACCCATTCAAAATCAACCTGGAAGCagagcagcag GAGTACAAACCTATTGGCACCGGTCACAACCGGAAGGCTCAGCCATTCGTTGCGGCGGCGAACATCGACGACAAGCGTCAGGTGGTCAGTACAGCCTACAACACTCCCATAGGCCTCTACTCCTCAGGCAACATCCAGGACGCCATGCAGGGCCAGATCCGCGGCCTCGTCCACGACAAGCCTGAGAG CCCCAGGACCTTATCCTCCATTGAGGAGTCTGATGTGTACCGGATGCTACAGAAAGACCAAGAGGAGCCCCAGGAGCCCCGGCAGTCTGGCTCCTTCAAAGCCCTGCAGGACTTTGTTAACAGCGATG GCACTCGTCCCATTGTGACGAAGACAGTAAGAGCCCCGACAACCAAACCAACCCCGCCTGCAGGAAACCTGCAGAAACTGCCCCTCTGTGACAAGTGTGGGAATGGCATTGT GGGGACAGTTGTGAAAGCACGGGATAAGTATCGTCACCCTGGTTGCTTTGTGTGCTCCGACTGTGACGTCAACCTCAAACAGAAGGGCTACTTCTTTGTGGAGGGGCAGCTGTACTGCGAGACCCACGCTCGTGCGAGAATGAGACCACCAGAGGGACATGACCTCATCACGACTTTCCCCTCTGCATAA
- the npy2r gene encoding neuropeptide Y receptor type 2, translated as MDTASQLNMTQMEDSKLEVESSNCCSAATPTQYDNFLNLEDSTKLVGVQVVLILAYSTIILFGVIGNSLVIYVVYKFKNLRTVTNFFIVNLAVADLLVNTLCLPFTLIYTLYGEWKFGQVLCFTLPCAQGMAVHVSTITLNIIALDRHRSIVYHLETKMSKYMCAAVIVVTWAVSALLASPLAIFREYGTFDLSPDESIQVCTEKWPGSSTNGSIYSISMLLLQYGLPLAINSFAYIRIWSKLKNQMSPGVRNDRHRRRKKTTKMLVTVVVVFAVSWLPFHAFQLAVDIDSSVLDMKDFKLLFTAFHVVAMCSTFVNPILYGWMNNNYRTAFLSVCKCNRPFSLRSRGAKSRQAQDMACTDFKATNL; from the coding sequence ATGGATACTGCAAGTCAGCTAAACATGACTCAGATGGAAGATTCTAAACTTGAAGTTGAATCCTCCAACTGCTGCTCGGCTGCAACCCCAACTCAATATGACAACTTTCTGAATCTAGAGGACAGTACAAAGCTGGTGGGCGTGCAAGTTGTCCTCATCCTGGCTTACAGCACGATCATATTGTTTGGAGTCATTGGAAACTCCTTGGTGATATATGTAGTCTACAAGTTCAAGAATCTACGGACTGTAACCAACTTCTTCATCGTCAACTTAGCCGTGGCGGACTTGCTGGTGAATACTCTGTGTTTACCCTTCACTCTGATCTACACTCTGTACGGGGAGTGGAAGTTTGGGCAGGTGCTGTGCTTCACGCTGCCGTGCGCCCAAGGCATGGCCGTGCACGTGTCCACCATCACGCTCAACATCATCGCGCTGGACCGCCACCGGAGCATCGTCTACCACCTGGAGACCAAGATGTCCAAATACATGTGCGCCGCGGTCATCGTCGTCACGTGGGCCGTCAGCGCCCTCCTGGCCAGCCCGCTCGCCATCTTCAGGGAGTATGggacctttgacctctcaccGGACGAGTCCATCCAGGTGTGCACGGAGAAGTGGCCGGGAAGCAGCACGAACGGAAGCATCTACAGTATTTCCATGCTGCTGCTTCAGTACGGCCTGCCTCTGGCCATCAACTCCTTCGCCTACATCCGCATCTGGAGTAAACTGAAGAACCAGATGAGCCCCGGAGTTCGGAATGACCGGCACCGGCGCAGGAAGAAAACCACCAAGATGCTGGTGACCGTGGTGGTGGTGTTTGCCGTCAGCTGGCTGCCGTTCCACGCCTTCCAGTTGGCAGTAGACATAGACAGCAGCGTTCTAGATATGAAAGACTTCAAATTGCTTTTCACCGCGTTCCATGTCGTGGCCATGTGCTCCACGTTCGTCAATCCGATCCTGTACGGGTGGATGAACAACAATTACAGGACggcctttctgtctgtgtgcaagTGTAACCGGCCCTTCAGTCTGAGGTCAAGAGGTGCCAAGAGCAGGCAGGCGCAAGACATGGCTTGCACAGATTTCAAAGCCACAAATCTCTAA